The genomic segment CAACTGAAGGGGGCGGTCACGCTCAGCGATTCGTCCGCGACTCCCAAAATCGGCCCGCTGAGCACCACGGGTGTGCGTTACCGCGTCTATGTCTACCGAATGGAACCCCGGTCCATCTTGAATGCGGACGACCGCATGGACGATGCCTGGGCGGACGACAGCACGAACAAGGTGATGGTCTTGCGGGAATACCGTGGCGTCGTGGCCAGCGGTTCGGTCACGGCGACGGTTTGTCCGGAGGCCGTGACGACGGCAGCGGGTTCGACCACTTCCTGTAACGCGCTGGCCACCCATTTCCGCACCGCCTCGGCCTTTAGTGGATTGCAGCCCTACCTGGTCACGGACCATCTTTCGCTCACCAATGCGTCCGGCGGTGCCCTCACTCCCTTCGCCTGGGATGCGGGCACCCGCACGATCACCCTCCGGTTTCAGACCAAGCAGAGCGTGCGGGGGAACGTGACGTTCCTCCCCGCCACCCCCTACACCCTCAAGGTGCAGGCCCGCAACGTCGCCCCGTAAACGCCGCACCCTACACTCCCCCCATGCTCTTCCCCACCCGCTGCCCCGAGTGTTCCCGCGAGGTCCGGGCAGAATTCGCCGACAGCGCCATCCATGACCTGACCTGTCCGCACTGCGGGGCCGGGTTCTGCGTGCTGGTGCGCAAGCACAAGTTCGAGGTGCTGTTCGACCTGGGCACTCGGGCGCTGATGGACGGCTACGCGCGGGAGGCGGTGGCGACCTTCGCGGCGGCGCTGGAGCGGTTTTTCGAGTTCTACGTGCGTTCGTATGTGCTGGAGCGGATGGCGGATGGCGAAGCCGACTTCGCGGGGGCGCTCGCCGCACTGGACGGCACCTGGAAGCACGTCTCGGCGCAGTCGGAGCGGCAACTGGGCATGTTCGCGCTGGCCTACCTGCTGCGCGAGGGCCGCCCGCCCGACTTCCTGACCCCGCAGGCCCTGGGCAGCGACTTTCGCAACCGGGTGGTGCACCGGGGGGCGCTCCCCCGCCGCGAGGAGGTAGAAGCCTACGCCGCCCGCGTCTTCGCGCTGATCGACCGCCTGCTGACCGAACTGGGCGAGGGGGCCGCGCACGCCGCGCTCGCGCAGGAGGCCGAGTTCGCGGCGCACCTCGCGCGGCTGCCGGAGCAGGTCACCGCCGTCTTCGAGGAGC from the Deinococcus sp. NW-56 genome contains:
- a CDS encoding type II secretion system protein J, whose amino-acid sequence is MQAEQGLTLVEMLVAMAIMGIVFVLVTNWQVSTLSISTRTNAMSQRLTDLTDATGYVGDRVRAAIAVRDSGFTVNASGATAATNSGKCDAVTPCLALLIPESDEQLKGAVTLSDSSATPKIGPLSTTGVRYRVYVYRMEPRSILNADDRMDDAWADDSTNKVMVLREYRGVVASGSVTATVCPEAVTTAAGSTTSCNALATHFRTASAFSGLQPYLVTDHLSLTNASGGALTPFAWDAGTRTITLRFQTKQSVRGNVTFLPATPYTLKVQARNVAP
- a CDS encoding zinc-ribbon domain-containing protein — translated: MLFPTRCPECSREVRAEFADSAIHDLTCPHCGAGFCVLVRKHKFEVLFDLGTRALMDGYAREAVATFAAALERFFEFYVRSYVLERMADGEADFAGALAALDGTWKHVSAQSERQLGMFALAYLLREGRPPDFLTPQALGSDFRNRVVHRGALPRREEVEAYAARVFALIDRLLTELGEGAAHAALAQEAEFAAHLARLPEQVTAVFEEHPGMFRARRFGGEVRGKGTPDKATPHSPRNDAQAFARALAERGPGLDHLLREHFLKDPSRKGGGGRS